One Canis lupus dingo isolate Sandy chromosome 3, ASM325472v2, whole genome shotgun sequence DNA window includes the following coding sequences:
- the LOC112653458 gene encoding 60S ribosomal protein L21 translates to MTNTKGKRRGTRYMFSRPFRKHGVVPLATYMRIYKKGDIVDIKGMGTVQKGMPHKCYHGKTGRVYNVTQHAVGIVVNKQVKGKILAKRINVRIEHIKHSKSRDSFLKRVKENDQKKKEAKEKGTWVQLKRQPAPPREAHFVRTNGKEPELLEPIPYEFMA, encoded by the coding sequence atgaccaacacaaagggaaagaggagaggtacccgctatatgttctctaggccttttagaaaacatggagttgttcctttggccacatacaTGCGAATCTATAAGAAAGGTGATATTGTGGACATCAAGGGAATGGGCACTGTTCAAAAAGGAATGCCCCACAAATGTtaccatggcaaaactggaagGGTCTACAATGTTACTCAGCATGCTGttggcattgttgtaaacaaacaagttaagggcaagattcttgccaagagaattaatgtccgcattgagcatattaaacactcaaagagCCGAGATAGCTTCCTGAAGcgtgtgaaggaaaatgatcagaaaaagaaggaagccaaagagaaaggtacttgGGTCCAACTGAAGCgccagcctgccccacccagagaagcacactttgtgagaaccaatggaaaggagcctgaactgctggaacccattccctatgaattcatggcatga